Within the Salvia hispanica cultivar TCC Black 2014 chromosome 4, UniMelb_Shisp_WGS_1.0, whole genome shotgun sequence genome, the region tatgtatgtctattaatttttatgtattttataccAAGAAAACATCgcaattaattagtattagCAACATTAGTCTATATATCAGTAATTTTTGTACCatgaaataagtaaaaaaatagatggcaggaatataaaaatcaaaatatcataaaaagaaaaaaatattagaaaaactTCAAGtaacaagaaagaaaataatagtagtagtagtactaaaaagtaagaatatatttaatatacaaaattttaaaggttcataatttatttattataaacataGCTTCTGCATATAATATGCTTGTATCAAACGAACATATTTGAGTTCTAGATAAAACACAATATcaagataataaaattgattgaagttaatttttttttattaaaattgagcCAAATCAACTTAAATTGATTTCAATAAATACATTTTTGATATTTAGTgtagtttaatttctttacTTAAGTGGAGAGATTATATTGGAAATAGCTTTTCTTTCCATAAAATAAGACACActtgtcaattttttaatgatgTATTATGTAATGTAGTATACAATGCATGAGATGATCCCTTCCGGTATATCTtgcatttaaatttcaatactattataaatttcaatttattttctataattatattttattttttacctaATGTATCCTTAAAATCTTTTGGatagagaaaaattaattaacattatcAATCAATCCCTAAACCTATATATAAACACACATAAATTAACATATGAAACAAAATCgaaataagaatattatttctaatagCATATGATTACTCCACAAAAGTCTTGGGACATAGTCATacattacttcatttcacttAACCAATCCTGCAATGAGACAAAGTTGCTAAAAACTTTGACGAAGGCTTCGAACTTATGCAAAATAGCTACGATGACAAACTATTACCTACGCAACATAAGAGCTAACACAAAGTAAAACTAGTTTTGTCTCTTATACTCGAAACCAGCGCAATAAAATGTTAGAAACTAACACGGAAATGGAGCTTCACAGAATCCACTAGGTGGAACACACAACGGACACCAACTTCGATATCATTGTCTCGGAGAAAACGGAACCATCCACCGTGCGCAAAGTACTTCTCGTTTTGCTTTGTTATAACCATGTCCCATGTGCGGCAGTGTACAGTGAAAGCCGCACTGAATTGTTTTCCATCCTTGGCTATATGGGCTGACCAAAATTCATTCGGTATTACCTGTGCGGGACATTATATTGGatgaatatagtatatattataatatactttTTGGTAATGCAATAGCTAGACTCACAAGGTAGTGCTCAAGAAGTGTCCTCGTGATTGTGAGACTGAAAGATGGAAGAGGAATGCCAGTGCTTAATTCAATTTCCGGGTCCGAACCATCGACAGAGACATCTCCCTGATCGGATAAGAACCATTGCTCATCAGCTGAGGCAATGTCTACTTCGGGATCGGATTCTACAAATGAATCTCTACCTGTGACATTGTTGAAATgacaatatgaaaaaaaaaatgactaaaaaaaaatcagcaaCATATACTGACTCACGTTCAAAGTCTCCCATGGGGATGCATCCAGACACGAAGTTGTACCGGTCAAAGTGAAACACACCGTCGCCGACGTAGATGATATTCATAAAGTCCCCATTGGAAAGATGAATCCGATAAACAAAGTCGGACCAACCATTCCCAAAGTACAAACCAGAATATTTCTTCTTAATTTGTACAGGCCAACGCACCCCGTTCGGCATCTCCAGTGTACACTGTTCGGGGAGCAACTCAGCATATCGTGTTACCCATTCCGGCGGGAGACGCTGACAGAAATTGCACACACTGCTTTATTCAATATATTTGCTTGTTTGATAGTATGAAGTATATACTATACCAGATTGTTTGCACTTTGAACCGCATAGAATTGCTTGAAGAAACGAGGGTTTCGACGTCGGTCGTGGTTGTCCGCCCTAGAAAGTAAAAGATAGGTCAGCTATATAGCTTTTGATAAATTCATGTAGCCACATAATGCTATTGCAAAAAAGTTGAATGCAACCACTTACCCATCGCCGCTGTGTGGTGGATTCGCAGCCATGCTCAATGAGTTTGCTGCAGCTAAGGATGGCATTGTACTCCTCTATATACACTATGCTTATAtgtcttttttcttattgCTAATTAATAATCTCAACCAACCACATCACAATTTAATGCTGCCATCATCCTCAATTGTCAACTTTTGCTGATATCTTCAGATTTAGGCGGCCAAAGAAATTTATTGCTAGGTGGTTGAGGAGGAATGGAATGGATGGCCTTAACTATGGGTTGTTAACTGTCCATCACAATTAATCGTAAACCCATGTATATAATGAGCACCATG harbors:
- the LOC125221030 gene encoding B3 domain-containing protein REM20-like gives rise to the protein MPSLAAANSLSMAANPPHSGDGADNHDRRRNPRFFKQFYAVQSANNLRLPPEWVTRYAELLPEQCTLEMPNGVRWPVQIKKKYSGLYFGNGWSDFVYRIHLSNGDFMNIIYVGDGVFHFDRYNFVSGCIPMGDFERRDSFVESDPEVDIASADEQWFLSDQGDVSVDGSDPEIELSTGIPLPSFSLTITRTLLEHYLVIPNEFWSAHIAKDGKQFSAAFTVHCRTWDMVITKQNEKYFAHGGWFRFLRDNDIEVGVRCVFHLVDSVKLHFRVSF